A genomic segment from Drosophila willistoni isolate 14030-0811.24 chromosome 2L unlocalized genomic scaffold, UCI_dwil_1.1 Seg168, whole genome shotgun sequence encodes:
- the LOC6643342 gene encoding sentrin-specific protease 8 isoform X2, which produces MSNVQGSKADPISLSFHDACLRMSDVQLLQGPHWLNDQILSFYYEYLTHVKYKSNSDLYFIAPEVTQCMKYMDEQELNQLLGQNDAATKPFIFFVLNDNETTEAGGTHWSLLVFSRPEKTFYHFDSYGNNNTSNSMELMHKLKGVLGVRQARFKPMRCLQQTNNYDCGIHVICMTDLISDYLNRYEVIVGLPSLHIDTVKAKRTELLKLILSLGGKS; this is translated from the coding sequence ATGAGTAATGTCCAAGGATCCAAGGCAGATCCCATCTCGTTGAGTTTTCACGATGCATGTCTTCGGATGTCGGATGTTCAGCTGTTGCAGGGACCTCATTGGCTGAATGATCAGATATTGAGTTTCTACTATGAGTACCTGACCCATGTCAAGTATAAATCCAATTCGGATCTGTATTTTATAGCGCCGGAGGTGACGCAGTGTATGAAATATATGGATGAACAGGAATTGAATCAACTGCTCGGGCAGAACGATGCCGCCACAAAGCCATTTATCTTCTTTGTCCTGAATGACAATGAAACTACGGAAGCAGGTGGCACTCATTGGTCTTTGCTGGTCTTTTCCCGACCCGAGAAAACGTTCTATCATTTTGACTCGTATGGAAACAATAATACGAGCAACTCCATGGAATTGATGCATAAATTGAAAGGTGTCTTGGGTGTACGTCAGGCTCGATTTAAGCCCATGCGATGTcttcaacaaacaaataactaTGATTGTGGTATCCATGTCATCTGCATGACCGATCTCATTTCCGACTACTTAAATCGGTATGAAGTGATAGTGGGTCTGCCATCTCTACATATCGATACGGTTAAGGCTAAGCGAACAGAGCTCTTGAAACTAATTCTTTCGCTTGGCGGCAAGAGTTAA
- the LOC6643343 gene encoding fatty-acid amide hydrolase 2-A, which translates to MSGTSTLGAYIFGMLQSFIRFIFRLVYGSKGESMPAITDPILLESASSLAKKIREQKLSSVEVLESFIRRIQEVNPILNCVVDERFDAALKDAAEADSLIKSGQYSLEQLAKEKPFLGVPITTKDCISVKGMLHTAGLYVRRDIRGSQDADAIALMRRAGAIPLALTNVSEVCMWWESNNTVHGRTRNAYDTNRIVGGSSGGEGCVQSAAASAFGLGSDIGGSIRMPAFFNGIFGHKPSKLVVSNVGQFPTPFSAEQNAFLGLGPMSRFAEDLRPMLKIMAGEKASSLHLDEPVDLTKLKFFYQESDGGAKLVSSVDPDLSEALQKVVKHLNAKFGSKQVERIQLPQFKQSAAIWFANMRDDSGHGFAYQLGNLDHDINTYWELCKWLVGASKHTFIGLTTAIMDSAQCKHGSSKYQHLVRKRNDLRDEIQRLVGNNGVLIYPTHPTVAPYHNEPILRPINFAYTGIVNVLGFPATAVPLGIGSEGLPLGVQVIANFNEDRLCLAVAEELERAFGGWSRPEIRIN; encoded by the exons ATGTCAGGAACCAGCACTTTGGGTGCCTACATATTTGGCATGCTTCAGAGTTTTATACGATTCATATTCCGTCTGGTCTATGGGTCTAAGGGTGAGAGTATGCCAGCTATAACAGATCCTATTCTGTTAGAATCGGCATCATCGTTGGCTAAAAAAATACGAGAGCAAAAG CTAAGCAGTGTCGAAGTGTTGGAGTCCTTTATTCGTCGTATCCAAGAAGTGAATCCCATTCTTAATTGCGTGGTAGATGAACGATTCGATGCCGCCCTCAAGGATGCAGCTGAAGCGGATAGCCTTATCAAATCGGGACAATATAGTCTGGAGCAATTGGCTAAGGAAAAACCGTTTCTGGGTGTGCCCATAACAACCAAAGATTGTATATCGGTTAAGG GTATGCTGCACACTGCCGGTTTATATGTACGTCGTGATATACGTGGATCTCAGGATGCCGATGCCATAGCCTTAATGCGTCGTGCTGGAGCTATTCCATTGGCCCTCACCAATGTGTCCGAGGTGTGCATGTGGTGGGAGAGCAACAACACTGTCCATGGCCGTACGCGCAATGCCTATGATACGAATCGCATTGTGGGTGGTTCCAGTGGGGGCGAGGGATGCGTTCAGTCAGCAGCTGCTTCAGCATTTGGCCTCGGCTCTGATATTGGCGGCTCAATTCGCATGCCTGCATTCTTCAATGGCATCTTTGGACACAAACCAAGCAAACTGGTGGTGTCCAATGTCGGACAATTTCCTACCCCCTTCAGTGCTGAGCAGAATGCGTTTCTGGGTCTGGGACCCATGTCACGCTTTGCCGAAGATTTGCGTCCAATGCTGAAAATTATGGCAGGCGAAAAGGCCTCGTCCCTGCATCTGGATGAGCCTGTTGATTTGACTAAGCTTAAGTTTTTCTACCAAGAATCCGACGGTGGAGCCAAACTTGTGTCCTCTGTTGATCCGGACCTCAGTGAGGCGCTGCAGAAAGTTGTGAAACATTTAAACGCGAAATTCGGCAGCAAACAGGTGGAACGTATCCAGTTGCCACAATTCAAGCAATCGGCAGCCATTTGGTTTGCCAACATGCGCGATGACAGTGGCCATGGGTTTGCCTATCAGCTGGGTAACCTGGATCACGACATCAACACTTATTGGGAGCTCTGCAAGTGGCTAGTCGGAGCCTCAAAGCACACATTTATTGGCCTGACCACTGCCATAATGGACAGTGCCCAGTGTAAACATGGATCGTCCAAATATCAGCATTTAGTGCGCAAACGCAACGATTTACGTGATGAAATTCAACGTCTAGTGGGCAACAATGGCGTCCTTATATATCCCACGCATCCCACAGTGGCTCCCTATCACAACGAGCCGATTCTACGACCAATTAATTTTGCCTATACTGGAATTGTAAATGTTCTTGGCTTTCCGGCAACGGCGGTGCCATTGGGCATCGGTAGTGAAGGACTTCCGCTGGGCGTCCAAGTCATTGCCAATTTCAATGAGGATCGTCTGTGCTTGGCCGTTGCCGAGGAACTAGAACGTGCCTTTGGAGGCTGGTCAAGACCAGAAATTCGTATCAATTAA
- the LOC6643342 gene encoding sentrin-specific protease 8 isoform X1: MLPQQRKVLRQHTRQNQTNLNTGQQSSRRSSGRINNNNHLLHHHHKMSNVQGSKADPISLSFHDACLRMSDVQLLQGPHWLNDQILSFYYEYLTHVKYKSNSDLYFIAPEVTQCMKYMDEQELNQLLGQNDAATKPFIFFVLNDNETTEAGGTHWSLLVFSRPEKTFYHFDSYGNNNTSNSMELMHKLKGVLGVRQARFKPMRCLQQTNNYDCGIHVICMTDLISDYLNRYEVIVGLPSLHIDTVKAKRTELLKLILSLGGKS, encoded by the exons ATGTTGCCACAACAGAGAAAAGTTTTGAG GCAACACACTCGTCAGAATCAGACGAATTTGAATACTGGCCAGCAATCCTCACGACGTTCCAGTGGCCggatcaacaacaacaatcatcTGCTGCATCATCATCACAAGATGAGTAATGTCCAAGGATCCAAGGCAGATCCCATCTCGTTGAGTTTTCACGATGCATGTCTTCGGATGTCGGATGTTCAGCTGTTGCAGGGACCTCATTGGCTGAATGATCAGATATTGAGTTTCTACTATGAGTACCTGACCCATGTCAAGTATAAATCCAATTCGGATCTGTATTTTATAGCGCCGGAGGTGACGCAGTGTATGAAATATATGGATGAACAGGAATTGAATCAACTGCTCGGGCAGAACGATGCCGCCACAAAGCCATTTATCTTCTTTGTCCTGAATGACAATGAAACTACGGAAGCAGGTGGCACTCATTGGTCTTTGCTGGTCTTTTCCCGACCCGAGAAAACGTTCTATCATTTTGACTCGTATGGAAACAATAATACGAGCAACTCCATGGAATTGATGCATAAATTGAAAGGTGTCTTGGGTGTACGTCAGGCTCGATTTAAGCCCATGCGATGTcttcaacaaacaaataactaTGATTGTGGTATCCATGTCATCTGCATGACCGATCTCATTTCCGACTACTTAAATCGGTATGAAGTGATAGTGGGTCTGCCATCTCTACATATCGATACGGTTAAGGCTAAGCGAACAGAGCTCTTGAAACTAATTCTTTCGCTTGGCGGCAAGAGTTAA